DNA from Mustelus asterias unplaced genomic scaffold, sMusAst1.hap1.1 HAP1_SCAFFOLD_4415, whole genome shotgun sequence:
caggaaggagagagagacagaggaaggagagagagacagagaggaaggagagagagagagacacacagaggaaagagagagagagaggaaagagaaacCCCTCGAACCCCCAGGTTGCAGAGCGCTCCTCCTCTAACCCACCCCTGAGGGACAGACTCTGGGGAGGGGGCAACTGGAGCTGCCTTTATTCCCAAATTACTCTTACTCCCCAAATATTTgggagacactccccaccccgcgGGacagaccccttcccccccccccaccccctctctcccgggGATGCTTACACTCTGCAGGCGGTCAGTCAGTTCCCGGCGGCGGTTCCGGCACTTGGCGGCTGCCAGCTTATTTCTCTCGCGGCGAACGCGGCGTTTCTCCTCCTCTTCGGCCGTGAGCTGCAGGAGACAAAGTATCATCAGTACAGAGAGGGAGCTTCactacctaaccccgtgctgtacctgtcctgggagtgtttgatggggacagtgtagagggagctttactctgtatctaaccccgtgctgtacctgtcctgggagtgtttgatggggacagtgtagagggagctttactctgtatctaaccccgtgctgtaccggtcctgggagtgtttgatggggacagtgtagagggagctttactctgtatctaaccccgtgctgtacctgtcctgggagtgtttgatggggacagtgtagagggagctttactctgtatctaaccccgtgctgtaccggtcctgggagtgtttgatggggacagtgtagagggagctttactctgtatctaaccccgtgctgtacctgtcctgggagtgttcgatgggggacagtgtagacggagctttactctgtatctaaccccgtgctgtaccggtcctgggagtgtttgatggggacagtgtagagggagctttactctgtatctaaccccgtgctgtacctgtcctgggagtgttcgatgggggacagtgtagagggagcattactctatctaatcccgtgctgtacctgtcctgggagtgtttgattgggggggggggggggggggacagtgtagagggagctttactctatctaatcccgtgctgtacctgttctgggaatgtttgatgggggacagtgtagaggaagctttactatctaaccccgtgctgtacctgtcctgggagtgtttgatggggacagtgtagagggagctttcctctgtatctaaccccgtgctgtacctgccctgggagtgtttgatgggggacagtgtagagggagctttcctctgtatctaaccccgtgctgtacctgccctgggagtgtttgatggggacagtgtagagggagctttacactgtatctaatcccgtgctgtacctgtcctgggagtgtttgatggggacagtgtagatggagctttactctgtatctaaccccgtgctgtatacctgtcctgggagtgtttgatgggggacagtgcagagggagcttactctgtatctagccccgtgctgtacctgtcctgggagtgtttgatgggaacaatatagagggagctttactctgtatctaccccgtgctgtacctgccctgggagtgtttgatgggggacagtgtagagggagctttcctctgtatctaaccccgtgctgtacctgccctgggagtgtttgatgggggacagtgtagagggagctttcctctgtatctaaccccgtgctgtacctgccctgggagtgtttgatgaggacagtgtggagggaactttactctgtatctaaccccgtgctgtacctgtcctgggagtgtttgatggggacagtgtagagggagctttactctgtatctaaccccgtgctgtacctgtcctgggagtgtttgatggggagcctGGTTTGAATGCACCCCAATCCCAGcacatgaatggatacattttatTTAAACCTTTGTAACTCTGACCTGAATAAATTACCCATTGCTGCGTGACAGATGCTGTATCTGggccacaccctcacacacttaccGTTTCATCTCGGGCCCTCCGAGGGCGACTGGGCCGGCTGGATTTTGACGGTTCAGCCCTGCCATAGGAGCACATGGCTGGGGTGGAGTAGCTGGTGCCCGGGAGGTTGTACGGGTCCATGCTGGGCTGGGGCAAGGCGGCCAGCTGAGACTGGGACTGGGCTGCGGAGGAAATGACAGTCGGTTGGACCATCCACTGCAGGTCCTGGCTGGTGGTGATGGCAGTCAGGGTTGGTACAAAGGATCCTGGCATCTCGCCGACACCCGTGGTACACTCCTGGAATAGATGGGAATGTAGGACATTTAGATCATGGTGCGGGGGGGATGGATGGGCTTTGGGAGGGCAGGTGGGTCAAAACCAAAAACCGCCACAATGGAAGCCAAGACcttggacacagggagaaggaggtgGAATGGGAGCACAGGACACAATGACCACAAAGCAAACACCAAACAGGGTATTTAGCAACAAAATGGGAGCCCTCAGCATGTGGGCTTTAGACATGGGAGGGGGGCTCCATTTGTCCCAAGTAAGCTCTGCTGACTGGAGGGGGGAAGTCATGAgtcccaaaccctcccccattgatttttaattcatgggatgtgggcatcactcaccaggccagcatttattgcccatccctaatttccccttgAACTGGGTGTCTCGCTCagccagccacattgctgtaggtcatacataggccagactgggtaaggatggcagatttccttccctaaaggaacatgtgaaccagatgggttttttccgacaactgtcagacttttagttccagctttttattgaattccaatttcaccatttgctgtggcgggattcaaacccaggtccccagaccagTGCTCTGGGTTACTCGTCCAGTGAAAATGCCATTAGGTCTTCTCTTCCCAAAGTCTCAGGCTCACCATGATCCCAGGGTTCAAACAAACCCCATCAGCAACTTTCCTTCCTTCATACAAGGTCCAGTTTGGGGGGGGGCACACAGACTGTATGGGGTAGATGGGAAAGAAAACccttcagtcatagaatccctacagtgcagaaggaggcccattgtcctcactgacaacaatcccacccagacttcatccccataactccatgtatttaccctgctaatccccctgacattaaaggagcaatctatcatggccaatccacctaacctgcacatctttggcatgtgggaggaaaccttagcacccccagaggaaacccatgcagactctgcagagcgacccaaggccggaattgaacctgggcccctggtactgtgaggcagcagtgctaacccactctgccaccatgttgcacACAGTCAGCAATGTACATGATTCTACCTTGTCAACTGGCTTCTGAATGTCTTTTTTccctgggggtgtgggtggggaaagAGGTATCGGACCCTAACCCCACTCAAAGTAGATCAACAATGAACAGTGAGCAGTTAACAGGAGCACATACCTCCCCAAGGGGAGGAAGTGGTGCAGTGTAATTCTCATTGGACGAATAATCCAGAGacgatctgggttcaaatcccaccacagcagatggtgaagtgtcaattcaataaaaaaattggtattaaaaatctaatggccatgcaaccattgtcaattg
Protein-coding regions in this window:
- the LOC144491091 gene encoding protein FosB-like, giving the protein MYQGFSGDFDSASRCSSSPSEPQYLSSVDSFSQSVGSPTTAAQECTTGVGEMPGSFVPTLTAITTSQDLQWMVQPTVISSAAQSQSQLAALPQPSMDPYNLPGTSYSTPAMCSYGRAEPSKSSRPSRPRRARDETLTAEEEEKRRVRRERNKLAAAKCRNRRRELTDRLQS